A portion of the Malania oleifera isolate guangnan ecotype guangnan chromosome 3, ASM2987363v1, whole genome shotgun sequence genome contains these proteins:
- the LOC131151801 gene encoding histone-lysine N-methyltransferase family member SUVH9 has protein sequence MGSLIPFQDLNLLPDPTSAATTMATATATATATATATGTGGGGAVTIFPKIEPKLEPMDESPPLPQTYLPNPNDGFFPNSQPNPSSNPDSVQELPQGLSEEDNVYSEFYRISELFRTAFAKRMQEYGDVDVLDPDSRAIVPVPEENQLSSIVVSRRRNQRSSELVRVTDLGIEDQRYFRDVVRRTRMVYDSLRIFSMVEEEKRRGLGMGRRTRGDLRAASVMRDRGLWLNRDKRIVGSIPGVYIGDLFFFRMELCVVGLHGQAQAGIDYLPASQSSNGEPIATSIIVSGGYEDDEDAGDVIIYTGHGGQDKYSRQCVHQKLEGGNLALERSMHYGIEVRVIRGIKYDGSVTGKVYVYDGLYRILDSWFDVGKSGFGVYKYKLLRIDGQPEMGSSILRFAENLRNRPLSARPMGYVSLDISMKKENVPVFLYNDIDNDHEPMYYEYLLTTVFPPYAYHQGANGSGCDCVSGCADDCFCAMKNGGEFAYDNNGILLRGKPLIFECGNSCRCPPTCRNRVSQKGVRNRLEVFRSRETGWGVRSLDLIQGGAFICEYAGIVLTRDQAAVFTMNGDSLVYPSRFTDRWAEWGDLSQIYSDYVRPSYPSIPPLDFAMDVSRMRNVACYISHSSSPNVLVQFVLYDHNNILFPHLMLFAMENIPPLRELSLDYGVADEWTGKLSICN, from the coding sequence ATGGGTTCTCTGATTCCTTTCCAAGACCTCAATCTCTTGCCTGACCCTACCTCAGCTGCTACCACCATGGCAACGGCCACGGCCACGGCCACAGCCACAGCCACCGCTACTGGAACTGGAGGTGGCGGCGCCGtcacaatatttcccaaaatcgAACCCAAGCTTGAACCTATGGACGAAAGCCCACCCCTACCTCAAACTTATCTCCCGAACCCCAACGATGGTTTTTTCCCTAATTCTCAGCCAAACCCCAGTAGTAACCCTGATTCTGTTCAAGAGCTGCCGCAAGGCCTTTCCGAAGAGGATAATGTTTATTCTGAGTTCTACAGAATTTCTGAGCTATTCAGGACTGCTTTCGCCAAGAGGATGCAGGAGTACGGGGATGTTGATGTGTTGGACCCGGATTCGAGGGCAATTGTGCCGGTGCCGGAGGAAAATCAGCTCTCTTCCATCGTGGTTTCGCGGAGGCGGAACCAGCGGTCGTCAGAGCTTGTTCGGGTGACGGATCTTGGAATTGAGGACCAGAGGTACTTTCGGGACGTGGTGAGGAGGACGAGAATGGTGTACGATTCGCTAAGAATTTTCTCGATGGTGGAGGAAGAGAAGCGCAGAGGATTGGGTATGGGACGGCGCACAAGAGGTGACTTGAGGGCTGCTTCAGTCATGAGGGATCGTGGGTTGTGGCTGAATCGCGACAAGAGAATTGTGGGTTCAATTCCGGGGGTTTACATTGGGGACTTGTTCTTTTTCAGAATGGAATTGTGCGTGGTTGGATTGCATGGCCAAGCTCAAGCCGGAATTGACTATCTGCCGGCGAGCCAGAGCTCGAATGGTGAGCCAATTGCGACGAGTATCATCGTGTCGGGCGGGTACGAGGATGACGAAGATGCCGGGGATGTAATAATTTATACAGGTCACGGTGGGCAAGACAAATATTCCAGGCAGTGCGTTCATCAAAAGCTGGAAGGTGGGAATCTTGCTTTGGAGCGAAGCATGCATTACGGGATTGAAGTGAGGGTGATTCGGGGGATTAAGTACGATGGCAGTGTCACTGGGAAGGTCTATGTTTATGATGGCTTATATAGGATTCTCGATTCTTGGTTTGATGTGGGTAAGTCTGGTTTTGGCGTTTACAAGTATAAACTTTTGAGAATTGATGGGCAACCTGAAATGGGCAGTTCAATTCTTAGGTTTGCTGAGAATCTTAGGAACAGACCCTTGTCAGCGAGACCAATGGGTTATGTTAGTCTTGATATTTCAATGAAAAAAGAAAACGTTCCAGTTTTCCTCTACAATGATATAGACAACGATCATGAACCAATGTATTATGAGTATCTTCTTACCACTGTATTCCCACCATATGCATATCACCAAGGTGCCAATGGTAGCGGATGTGATTGTGTTTCGGGTTGTGCTGATGATTGTTTTTGTGCTATGAAGAATGGAGGTGAGTTTGCTTATGATAACAACGGAATTCTCTTGAGAGGCAAGCCACTGATTTTTGAATGTGGCAATTCTTGTCGGTGTCCACCAACTTGTCGTAATCGTGTGAGCCAGAAAGGGGTAAGGAATAGATTGGAAGTGTTTAGGTCGAGGGAAACGGGATGGGGAGTAAGGTCCCTGGACTTGATCCAAGGTGGTGCTTTCATATGTGAATATGCTGGAATTGTTCTCACTAGGGACCAGGCCGCAGTCTTTACAATGAATGGTGATAGTTTGGTGTACCCAAGTCGGTTTACTGATAGATGGGCAGAATGGGGGGATTTATCTCAAATTTATTCTGATTATGTGCGGCCATCATACCCCTCAATTCCACCTTTGGATTTTGCTATGGATGTATCAAGAATGAGAAATGTTGCTTGTTATATTAGCCACAGCTCAAGTCCTAATGTGCTGGTACAGTTTGTGCTATATGACCATAATAATATATTGTTCCCTCACCTTATGCTGTTTGCTATGGAGAACATCCCTCCTTTGAGGGAACTCAGCCTTGATTATGGGGTGGCAGATGAATGGACGGGGAAGCTTTCTATCTGCAACTAA